In Deltaproteobacteria bacterium, the following proteins share a genomic window:
- a CDS encoding ribosome maturation factor RimP, whose protein sequence is MDEWTERFIADVEVLAQPLLKSEGITLIDVEYRREHSGWTLRLIVDKDGGVTLGDCADVSKQLGDILDAKMDVRRPYHMEVSSPGLERPLTKPKHFVHFEGRQVFIMTDSPIEGKRNFRGVLKGFSDGVVKVAVEKRTLAISYENIVKARLDYHDRPAS, encoded by the coding sequence ATGGATGAATGGACTGAAAGGTTTATCGCTGATGTGGAGGTCTTGGCGCAACCTCTCCTCAAGTCTGAAGGTATCACACTGATCGATGTGGAGTACCGAAGGGAGCATAGCGGGTGGACCCTCCGGTTGATTGTTGACAAGGACGGGGGCGTCACTCTAGGTGATTGCGCCGATGTGAGCAAGCAACTTGGAGACATCCTGGACGCAAAGATGGATGTGCGGAGACCGTATCACATGGAGGTTTCCTCTCCAGGTCTTGAGAGGCCGTTGACAAAACCAAAGCACTTTGTCCACTTTGAAGGCCGGCAAGTATTCATTATGACTGACAGTCCAATAGAAGGGAAAAGGAATTTCAGAGGAGTGTTGAAAGGGTTTTCCGATGGCGTGGTTAAAGTCGCTGTTGAGAAGCGGACTTTGGCAATTTCCTATGAGAATATCGTAAAGGCTCGACTCGATTATCATGATAGACCTGCTTCGTAG
- the nusA gene encoding transcription termination/antitermination protein NusA encodes MLESDVKRVIEQVSRDRGIDRGVLIKTVEEALRSAARKKFGTTVDIEVHFDEELGEMEVFQFKDVVVQVTEPDLEISLEEGRKLDPECEEGDSLGVKMDTTTFGRIAAQSAKQVIIQKMKDAERDVVYEGFVDRKGEIINGIVQRIDRGDIIVNLGRTEAVLPAQEQVPREAYRRGDRIRAYVLDVLRETRGPQIILSRTHPQFLVTLFKTEVPEVTEGIVDIMGAAREPGSRAKISVASNDRDIDPVGACVGMKGSRVQSVVQELKGEKIDIIPWHSDPARFVCNALSPAEISRVVVDETTRSMEVIVQDEHLAVAIGKRGQNVRLAGKLTGWNIDVRSESQYSHDMRAGYESLMELPGMGAGTADALYEHGLYSVEELASATIDELIQIKGIGETKALALLESAQQVLERRQEYGDIVEDEEVSHVSGGQEDPKGEAEETESSDEPTTAPSEN; translated from the coding sequence ATGTTAGAATCGGATGTCAAAAGGGTTATTGAGCAAGTTAGCCGTGATCGGGGTATTGACCGGGGAGTACTGATCAAGACCGTGGAAGAGGCCCTTAGGTCTGCGGCTAGAAAGAAATTCGGGACTACGGTGGACATCGAAGTCCATTTTGATGAGGAACTGGGTGAAATGGAAGTATTTCAGTTCAAAGATGTTGTTGTCCAGGTCACAGAGCCTGACCTCGAAATAAGTCTCGAAGAGGGCCGTAAGCTAGATCCTGAGTGTGAAGAGGGAGATAGTCTCGGTGTCAAGATGGATACCACCACCTTTGGGAGAATCGCTGCCCAGTCGGCAAAACAAGTCATAATCCAGAAGATGAAGGATGCTGAGCGAGACGTCGTATATGAGGGCTTTGTCGACAGAAAGGGAGAGATCATAAACGGCATCGTCCAGAGGATCGACAGGGGTGACATTATCGTTAACCTTGGTCGAACCGAGGCAGTTCTTCCGGCGCAGGAACAGGTTCCGAGGGAGGCTTATCGGAGAGGGGACAGGATTCGGGCTTATGTGCTGGATGTGCTTCGTGAAACCCGCGGCCCTCAGATAATACTGTCTAGGACCCACCCACAATTCCTTGTGACACTATTCAAGACCGAGGTGCCCGAAGTCACGGAAGGCATCGTGGACATCATGGGGGCGGCCCGCGAACCTGGTAGTCGAGCAAAGATTTCCGTTGCCTCCAATGATAGGGATATCGACCCGGTGGGGGCGTGTGTCGGCATGAAAGGAAGTCGGGTTCAAAGCGTAGTTCAGGAACTGAAAGGAGAGAAAATCGACATCATTCCCTGGCACAGCGACCCAGCAAGGTTCGTCTGCAATGCCCTGTCGCCAGCCGAAATCTCCCGTGTCGTGGTGGACGAAACCACCAGGTCTATGGAGGTGATTGTTCAGGATGAACATCTGGCAGTTGCCATTGGCAAACGGGGGCAAAACGTGCGTCTTGCTGGTAAGCTGACGGGCTGGAATATAGATGTTAGGAGCGAAAGCCAGTATAGTCATGACATGCGGGCTGGTTATGAATCCCTGATGGAGCTTCCCGGAATGGGAGCCGGCACGGCCGATGCCCTCTATGAACACGGTTTGTATTCAGTTGAAGAACTTGCCAGCGCCACGATTGATGAGCTCATTCAGATAAAGGGAATCGGTGAGACAAAGGCGCTAGCCCTATTGGAATCGGCTCAGCAGGTCCTTGAGAGGAGGCAGGAGTACGGGGATATTGTGGAAGATGAAGAAGTCTCGCATGTGTCTGGAGGGCAGGAGGACCCAAAGGGGGAGGCAGAGGAGACGGAGTCTTCAGATGAACCCACAACAGCGCCTTCTGAAAATTGA